A single genomic interval of Streptococcus suis harbors:
- a CDS encoding acetate kinase translates to MSKTIAINAGSSSLKWQLYQMPEETVLAAGIIERIGLNDSISTVKYDGKKESEVLDIPNHTVAVKILLEDLLKHNIIAAYEEITGIGHRVVAGGEIFKESAVIGPKEVEQIEELSALAPLHNPAHVAAIRAFEEVLPEVLNVAVFDTAFHTTMPKHAYLYPIPQKYYTDHKVRKYGAHGTSHYYVAHEAAKVLGRPIEELKLITAHIGNGVSITANYHGQSVDTSMGFTPLAGPMMGTRSGDIDPAIIPYLIANVDELKDAADVVNMLNKQSGLLGVSGYSSDMRDIESGLEAKNPDAVLAYNIFIDRIKKFIGQYLAVLNGADAIVFTAGMGENAPLMRNDVAEGLSWFGIELDPEKNVFGNYGDISTAESKVRVLVIPTDEELVIAREVERLK, encoded by the coding sequence ATGTCAAAAACAATTGCAATTAATGCAGGTAGTTCAAGTCTGAAATGGCAACTTTATCAAATGCCAGAAGAAACAGTGCTAGCGGCAGGGATTATTGAGCGCATCGGTTTGAATGATTCCATCTCAACAGTTAAGTATGATGGGAAGAAAGAAAGTGAAGTTTTAGATATTCCTAATCATACGGTTGCGGTTAAGATTCTCCTAGAAGACTTGCTTAAGCACAACATCATTGCTGCTTACGAGGAAATTACTGGTATCGGACACCGTGTTGTTGCAGGTGGAGAGATTTTCAAAGAATCAGCTGTTATTGGACCAAAAGAGGTTGAGCAAATTGAAGAACTAAGTGCTTTGGCACCACTTCATAACCCTGCTCACGTAGCAGCAATTCGTGCATTTGAGGAAGTACTACCAGAAGTTTTGAATGTAGCTGTTTTTGATACAGCCTTTCACACTACGATGCCAAAGCATGCCTATCTTTATCCGATTCCACAAAAGTACTATACCGACCACAAGGTTCGTAAGTATGGAGCTCACGGAACTAGTCACTATTATGTAGCGCATGAGGCAGCAAAAGTATTGGGACGTCCGATTGAGGAATTAAAATTGATTACGGCTCACATCGGAAATGGTGTATCTATTACTGCCAACTACCACGGTCAATCAGTTGACACTTCTATGGGCTTCACTCCTCTAGCTGGTCCAATGATGGGAACTCGTTCGGGAGATATTGATCCAGCGATTATTCCTTACTTGATTGCAAATGTTGATGAGTTGAAGGACGCTGCGGATGTTGTTAACATGTTGAATAAACAATCAGGTTTGCTTGGTGTATCGGGTTATTCAAGTGATATGCGTGACATTGAATCAGGTTTGGAAGCTAAGAACCCAGATGCAGTGTTGGCCTACAATATTTTCATTGACCGTATTAAGAAATTTATCGGTCAGTATCTTGCAGTTTTAAATGGGGCAGATGCTATTGTCTTCACGGCAGGTATGGGTGAAAATGCACCGCTTATGCGCAATGACGTAGCAGAAGGCTTGTCTTGGTTCGGTATTGAGTTGGATCCAGAAAAAAATGTATTTGGCAACTATGGTGACATTTCAACGGCAGAATCAAAAGTTCGTGTCTTGGTTATTCCAACGGATGAAGAATTGGTTATTGCGCGTGAAGTGGAACGTTTGAAATAA
- a CDS encoding folate family ECF transporter S component produces the protein MEKKIPKLTVQLLAAIAMTLALVMIVENYFSIRISDTLQVQFTFIPNTILGAIAGPIWAAVFAAISDPIFVLFSGQTVLFTWILIEAVSAFIYGWFFYRKPLDTKNKADWLYVAGVVVLIQVVISFIMTPLAFHFHFGTPWIVLYSSRLIKAVFEIPLRIVVTMLVLPSLQKIPELAKLMGIK, from the coding sequence ATGGAAAAGAAAATTCCAAAACTAACGGTGCAGCTGTTGGCTGCTATTGCGATGACCCTTGCCTTGGTCATGATTGTGGAGAACTATTTCTCTATTCGGATTTCTGATACTTTACAGGTTCAGTTTACCTTCATTCCCAATACTATTTTGGGAGCTATTGCAGGTCCGATTTGGGCAGCCGTCTTTGCGGCGATTTCAGACCCAATATTTGTCTTGTTTAGCGGGCAAACTGTCCTCTTCACTTGGATTTTGATTGAGGCGGTATCGGCTTTTATCTATGGCTGGTTCTTCTATCGAAAACCGCTAGACACCAAGAACAAGGCTGATTGGCTCTATGTTGCAGGGGTTGTTGTCTTGATTCAGGTTGTAATTTCCTTTATCATGACACCGCTTGCCTTCCATTTCCATTTTGGAACACCTTGGATTGTTCTGTATAGCAGTCGCTTGATTAAGGCAGTTTTTGAAATTCCATTACGCATTGTCGTGACTATGCTTGTCTTACCAAGTTTACAAAAAATACCTGAATTGGCTAAGTTAATGGGCATTAAATAA
- a CDS encoding bifunctional folylpolyglutamate synthase/dihydrofolate synthase, translating to MNYLEMRQWLSSRPASDLENGVARVNWILERLDNPQLQVPTVHFVGTNGKGSTLSALQSILRSSGYTVGRFTSPSIIDFREQIVYQQEMISEEDFARIVTDLQPLIEDLDQTAELDAISEFEIVVVAMFVYFAHYQRPDILLVEAGMGGLLDATNVLSPLAVVCPSIGLDHQSFLGETHAAIARHKVAVLRERVPLLYATDQPEVVAVFEEQARQLQSPTYAVGREILLENSRAGFAVSSLFDRVEDLRLQMQGRHQEVNAALAVTTAQLISPDFPKITDETIRQGLSQAIWPGRLELIRPNLMIDGAHNNESIAVLTQLLEEKYADRDIEILFAAINTKPVDQMLSQLSQFGPVSVTTFDDFRAVQLEDYPSGYERVQTYQEWLEQADLDNLKKLYLITGSLYFITHVRKYVLEKLF from the coding sequence ATGAATTATTTAGAAATGAGGCAGTGGCTATCTAGTCGTCCTGCATCAGATTTAGAAAACGGCGTTGCACGTGTCAACTGGATTTTGGAACGCTTGGACAATCCCCAGCTTCAAGTGCCGACCGTTCACTTCGTAGGGACAAATGGCAAGGGCTCGACCCTCAGCGCCTTGCAGTCGATCTTACGGTCTTCGGGTTACACCGTTGGTCGTTTTACCTCGCCGTCCATTATCGATTTCCGAGAGCAGATTGTCTACCAGCAGGAGATGATTTCGGAGGAGGATTTTGCGAGGATTGTGACAGACTTGCAACCCTTGATTGAGGACTTGGACCAGACAGCAGAACTAGACGCCATCTCAGAGTTTGAGATTGTTGTAGTGGCTATGTTTGTCTATTTTGCTCACTACCAGCGTCCCGATATTCTCTTGGTGGAGGCAGGCATGGGCGGTTTACTGGATGCCACGAATGTCTTAAGTCCATTGGCGGTAGTGTGCCCCTCTATTGGTCTAGACCATCAATCCTTTTTAGGGGAGACTCATGCTGCTATAGCCCGTCACAAGGTTGCTGTCTTGCGTGAGCGGGTTCCCCTCCTCTATGCGACCGACCAGCCAGAAGTGGTGGCAGTTTTTGAGGAGCAGGCTCGTCAGCTTCAGAGTCCAACCTATGCGGTGGGGCGGGAGATTCTTTTGGAAAATAGCAGAGCAGGCTTTGCGGTTTCAAGTCTCTTCGATCGAGTTGAGGATTTGAGGCTACAGATGCAGGGCCGTCACCAAGAGGTCAATGCAGCCTTGGCAGTGACCACAGCTCAGCTCATCAGCCCTGATTTTCCAAAGATTACCGATGAAACCATCCGCCAGGGCTTGTCCCAAGCCATCTGGCCGGGCCGTTTAGAGTTGATAAGACCGAACCTCATGATTGATGGAGCCCACAATAATGAAAGTATCGCCGTCCTGACCCAGCTCTTGGAAGAAAAGTATGCTGACAGGGATATTGAAATCCTCTTTGCAGCCATCAATACCAAGCCTGTGGACCAGATGTTGTCCCAGCTCAGTCAATTTGGACCTGTTAGCGTTACGACTTTTGACGATTTCAGAGCGGTACAGTTAGAAGATTATCCGTCAGGCTATGAACGAGTTCAGACCTATCAAGAGTGGTTGGAGCAGGCGGACTTGGACAATCTCAAAAAACTCTACCTGATTACAGGCTCGCTATATTTTATTACCCATGTGAGGAAGTATGTTTTAGAAAAGTTATTCTGA